A genomic stretch from Antarcticibacterium flavum includes:
- a CDS encoding AAA family ATPase, producing MVPNKVTIKGFKRFKNINVSLDRQLLALVGANEAGKSSFLEALVSIENNKPYTATELTKDLEPSASHQVVTVLYLLNKTEIAELKQFNGVGTPRFFQISKDVSGKFTYEIIGNITRDTTMRTRLSKTILNILKKKSLQKALDRNFIPNAIPNTKLPETSLGELLKKIEGGLSKAPDNLPQEILQNSQKIIDFFDEDPKYINKLNTPIFDELIGLLEKFIDVESEQHPKTLFLKFCQERRPVFTIFSSEQRFLKNIYPLAELKTPSKALLNLLLIAKVELQEYLKAIQKKDYPKLSQFNDLANSNLKETFSAAWCQSDVYPRLSFDSDSIKINIVSSNNYTWVSSRSDGLKQFIALMAFLSLRNHEIPPVLMIDEAEIHLHYAAQADLIQEFESQKLVNSIIYTTHSAGCLPSDLGTGIRGVEQVMKEGKDTGYSTIRNSIWKNTGGFSPILLAMGANIIAFTLARKAIIAEGPSETILLPRLFREAIQKDYLDFQVAPGIATISPDKALTFELEAAKVVYLVDGDKGGADNRRKLKSAGISESKIFQLYKDCSLEDYVEAQVLFDAVNEELKKSGKKEILTKEIPHGERLEYLSSESRKQGVEISKVRISENIAKRPSDELILDHEMKESLQLLYHNILSELN from the coding sequence ATGGTACCAAACAAAGTTACAATAAAAGGATTTAAAAGATTTAAGAATATCAATGTCAGCTTAGACCGGCAGTTACTCGCATTAGTTGGTGCTAACGAAGCGGGTAAAAGTTCTTTTTTAGAAGCTTTGGTATCCATTGAAAATAACAAACCCTATACAGCAACTGAACTTACCAAAGATTTAGAACCATCAGCTAGCCATCAAGTAGTTACAGTTCTATATCTTTTGAATAAAACGGAAATTGCGGAATTAAAACAATTTAATGGTGTAGGCACCCCTCGATTCTTTCAAATATCAAAAGATGTTAGTGGCAAATTTACTTATGAGATAATTGGAAATATTACTCGCGATACAACAATGCGCACAAGATTATCAAAAACCATTTTAAATATCTTAAAAAAGAAATCTCTACAAAAAGCTTTAGATAGAAATTTTATTCCAAATGCTATTCCTAACACAAAACTGCCTGAAACCTCATTAGGCGAACTATTAAAAAAAATTGAAGGTGGTTTAAGTAAAGCGCCTGATAATCTACCCCAGGAAATATTACAAAATAGTCAGAAAATTATTGATTTCTTCGATGAGGATCCTAAGTACATTAATAAGCTAAATACTCCAATTTTTGATGAGCTGATAGGCCTACTTGAGAAATTTATAGATGTAGAATCAGAACAGCATCCCAAAACGTTATTTCTAAAATTTTGTCAAGAGAGAAGACCTGTCTTTACAATTTTCTCAAGTGAACAGAGGTTCCTTAAAAATATTTATCCCCTTGCAGAACTAAAAACACCTAGTAAAGCTCTTTTAAATCTGTTGTTGATCGCCAAAGTGGAATTACAGGAATACTTAAAGGCAATTCAGAAAAAGGACTATCCAAAATTATCTCAATTTAATGATCTAGCTAATAGTAATCTCAAAGAAACCTTCAGTGCTGCTTGGTGTCAATCTGATGTGTATCCAAGATTGTCATTTGATTCTGATTCTATAAAAATAAATATAGTTTCATCTAATAATTATACTTGGGTTTCTTCTAGAAGTGATGGTTTAAAACAATTTATAGCTTTAATGGCATTTCTATCCTTACGAAATCATGAAATACCACCAGTTCTAATGATTGATGAAGCTGAAATTCATCTTCATTACGCGGCACAAGCGGACCTCATACAGGAATTTGAAAGTCAAAAACTGGTTAATTCTATTATTTATACCACTCATTCTGCAGGATGTTTGCCGAGTGATTTAGGTACAGGAATTCGCGGGGTAGAGCAGGTAATGAAGGAAGGAAAAGATACAGGCTATAGTACTATAAGAAATTCGATCTGGAAAAATACCGGTGGATTTTCACCCATTCTTCTCGCAATGGGTGCTAATATTATCGCTTTTACTTTAGCTAGAAAAGCTATTATAGCGGAGGGTCCATCGGAGACAATTCTTCTTCCCAGATTATTTCGGGAGGCTATACAAAAGGATTATTTAGATTTCCAGGTCGCACCTGGAATAGCCACTATTTCACCAGACAAAGCATTAACGTTTGAATTAGAAGCTGCGAAAGTTGTTTACTTAGTGGACGGTGATAAAGGAGGAGCCGATAATAGAAGAAAATTAAAATCTGCGGGAATCTCAGAAAGTAAAATTTTTCAGCTTTATAAGGATTGTTCCCTTGAAGATTATGTTGAAGCCCAGGTTCTTTTCGATGCCGTTAATGAAGAATTGAAGAAATCAGGGAAGAAAGAAATTTTAACGAAGGAAATTCCCCACGGTGAAAGGCTGGAATATCTTTCTTCCGAAAGTAGGAAACAAGGTGTTGAAATAAGTAAAGTTAGAATTTCAGAAAATATTGCAAAAAGACCGAGTGATGAATTAATACTGGATCACGAAATGAAGGAATCACTTCAGCTTTTATATCACAATATACTAAGTGAATTAAACTAA